From Synergistaceae bacterium, a single genomic window includes:
- a CDS encoding restriction endonuclease subunit S, whose product MVNVKLSEIAFLRNDRITVSKRLYISTENMRQNFNGIDKYQDKQLITGIAFNSGNILIANIRPYLKKVYFADFSGACSADVLVLVANENIYPKFLYYCIANENFINYVMNGGVKGTKMPRGDKKYIMQYSIPLPPLSEQHAIANTLAVFDNHINNLSELTAKKKAIREGALNDLMTGRTRLKGFCSAWEVKKLGDIGVVKMCRRIFQHQTKPFGQIPFYKIGTFGGKSDAYISRELYENYKRLYPYPKVGDILLSAAGTIGRAVMFDGRDSYFQDSNIVWLDVNHDILCNKFLMYFYQAHKWQNLEGTTIRRLYNSIILDTQIPLPPLTEQQAIADTLTAFDNEILALESERDKIIQIRDGAMNDLLTGKVRLC is encoded by the coding sequence ATGGTAAATGTAAAACTTTCAGAAATTGCTTTCTTGAGAAATGATAGAATTACGGTATCCAAAAGATTATATATTAGTACGGAGAATATGAGACAAAATTTTAACGGTATTGATAAATATCAAGATAAACAACTTATAACGGGAATAGCTTTTAACAGTGGAAATATTTTAATTGCCAATATTCGCCCATATTTGAAAAAGGTTTATTTTGCGGATTTTTCCGGCGCGTGTAGTGCTGATGTTCTTGTGTTAGTTGCAAATGAAAATATTTATCCTAAATTTTTATATTATTGTATTGCGAACGAAAATTTTATTAATTATGTCATGAATGGCGGAGTTAAGGGGACAAAGATGCCACGTGGCGATAAGAAATATATAATGCAATATTCCATCCCCCTCCCGCCCCTATCAGAACAACACGCCATAGCCAACACCCTCGCAGTATTCGACAATCATATAAATAATTTATCTGAGTTAACCGCAAAAAAGAAAGCAATTCGAGAAGGTGCACTAAATGATTTAATGACTGGCCGGACGAGGCTTAAAGGCTTTTGCTCTGCGTGGGAGGTTAAGAAATTAGGGGATATAGGAGTCGTTAAAATGTGTCGTAGAATTTTCCAACATCAAACAAAACCCTTTGGACAAATCCCATTCTACAAAATAGGAACATTCGGCGGAAAATCGGACGCATATATAAGTCGTGAACTATACGAGAATTATAAACGTTTATATCCATATCCTAAAGTCGGCGATATTTTGCTTTCTGCTGCTGGTACAATAGGGCGCGCCGTTATGTTTGATGGTAGAGATTCATATTTTCAAGATTCTAATATCGTATGGCTTGATGTTAATCACGATATATTATGTAATAAATTTTTAATGTATTTCTATCAAGCGCACAAATGGCAAAATTTAGAAGGTACAACTATCAGAAGACTATATAACAGTATAATATTAGATACTCAAATCCCCCTCCCCCCCCTCACTGAACAGCAAGCAATCGCCGACACACTAACCGCCTTTGATAATGAAATTCTTGCGCTCGAGTCCGAACGTGATAAAATCATTCAGATACGTGACGGAGCTATGAACGATCTATTAACTGGGAAGGTGCGGCTATGTTAA
- a CDS encoding SAM-dependent DNA methyltransferase, with translation MPVKKSALYSKLWEACNKLRGGVEPAKYKDYVLVLLFFKYVSDKYNNDPFSEFIIPDDASFNVLINAKNKKDVGEIVDKTIQKFIDANELKGALPDVSFNNTNELGSGKELIDKVSGLIGIFEDPALDFRSNRASGDDIIGDAYEYFMMKFAQESGKSKGQFYTPSEVSRVIAKLIGIENITQPATLYDPAAGSGSLLIRAADEAPVDSNGDSLISIYGQEIDNATAGLAKMNFVLHQKGTGIIKKGNTLSDPKFLDKFGQLRRFDFIVMNPPFSDKSWADGGVSQDIYKRFDGFGTPPEKNGDYAWLLHVIKSLDSNGKAGVVMPHGVLFRGNAEESIRINLLKTRYIRGVVSLPANLFYGTGIPACLLFIDKSDSDKRENIFFIDASDGFKKDGNKNRLREQDIERIVRVYHSQQEIPGYSRLVPYSEILDSNAGNMNVPRYIQKEDDSLPQNIQAHLLGGIPEHDINSLNKIWQISPDLKAKIFQEINPDSIENFFMNDESLRAQKIKEGQEIFTNWEVKARELLLNVNQDSIPKKLIRELGDLILGEYSNSLIIDKYSVFDCLMNYWNEILQDDIYIIKSSGYEAGREISYNYDKNNRVKSFDGELIPRGIIESVYFSEELAKIADLELQLESIQIILDEKLEEGSGEDGLLNKVINEKGDIKMGDIPPRMKELENKRLDQSEEYRAITDYFANLVKQHRIIFDIKIAKKNLDKQVLEKYSRLTVDEVKNLLFTHKWAAFLRGQINNELDTVLNESAARLVIIAKRYEHTLSEIENNTQESREAVQAALKGMGYKW, from the coding sequence ATGCCCGTTAAGAAATCTGCTTTATACTCTAAATTATGGGAGGCCTGCAACAAACTACGCGGGGGAGTCGAGCCTGCTAAATATAAAGATTATGTGCTAGTCCTGTTATTCTTTAAATACGTCTCTGACAAATATAATAATGACCCCTTCTCCGAATTCATTATACCTGATGACGCGTCATTTAATGTGTTAATCAACGCAAAAAATAAGAAAGATGTCGGCGAAATTGTTGACAAAACTATACAAAAATTTATCGATGCTAATGAGTTAAAAGGTGCTTTGCCTGATGTCAGCTTTAATAATACTAATGAACTCGGCTCAGGCAAGGAATTAATTGATAAAGTTTCGGGCTTAATCGGAATATTTGAAGATCCTGCGTTAGATTTTCGCTCAAACAGGGCCAGCGGTGATGACATTATCGGCGACGCTTATGAGTATTTCATGATGAAATTTGCCCAAGAATCAGGCAAAAGCAAGGGACAATTTTATACTCCCAGTGAAGTATCAAGAGTTATCGCTAAATTAATAGGGATCGAAAATATTACCCAACCTGCTACTCTCTATGACCCGGCAGCAGGAAGCGGGAGTCTCTTAATTCGGGCAGCTGATGAGGCACCTGTTGACTCAAACGGGGACTCGCTGATTTCTATTTACGGTCAGGAAATCGACAACGCTACGGCAGGACTCGCTAAAATGAATTTCGTACTACATCAGAAGGGCACCGGCATAATCAAAAAAGGTAATACTCTCTCAGATCCTAAATTTCTTGACAAGTTCGGGCAGCTCCGGCGATTTGATTTCATTGTTATGAATCCTCCTTTTTCCGATAAATCATGGGCAGACGGCGGAGTCTCTCAAGATATTTATAAACGCTTTGACGGATTCGGGACTCCTCCGGAGAAAAACGGCGATTATGCTTGGCTCTTACACGTAATTAAATCGCTTGATTCTAATGGGAAGGCCGGAGTCGTTATGCCTCATGGCGTATTATTCAGGGGCAACGCGGAGGAATCTATACGGATTAATTTGCTTAAGACTCGTTATATTCGGGGAGTCGTCAGTTTACCGGCTAATTTATTTTACGGAACAGGAATTCCCGCATGTTTATTATTTATCGACAAATCAGACTCGGACAAACGAGAAAATATTTTCTTTATTGACGCAAGCGACGGATTCAAGAAAGACGGCAATAAAAACAGGTTACGCGAGCAGGATATTGAACGCATTGTAAGAGTCTATCACTCACAGCAGGAAATCCCCGGTTATTCGCGGCTCGTGCCCTATTCTGAAATCTTAGACTCAAACGCAGGAAATATGAACGTCCCGCGATATATTCAGAAAGAAGACGACTCACTCCCTCAAAATATACAGGCTCATTTACTCGGCGGAATTCCTGAACATGATATAAACTCGCTTAATAAAATTTGGCAAATATCTCCGGATCTAAAAGCTAAAATTTTTCAGGAAATCAACCCCGACTCAATCGAAAATTTTTTCATGAATGACGAGTCTTTACGCGCTCAGAAAATCAAAGAAGGCCAAGAAATTTTTACAAACTGGGAAGTCAAAGCACGTGAATTATTATTAAATGTCAATCAGGACTCAATCCCTAAAAAATTAATTCGTGAACTCGGTGATTTGATTCTGGGTGAGTACTCGAATTCTTTAATTATCGATAAATATAGCGTGTTCGATTGCTTAATGAATTACTGGAACGAGATTTTACAGGACGATATTTATATAATCAAGTCAAGCGGCTACGAGGCTGGGCGCGAAATCTCATACAACTACGACAAGAATAACAGAGTCAAAAGTTTTGACGGGGAATTAATACCGCGCGGAATTATTGAGAGCGTTTATTTTTCCGAGGAACTTGCAAAAATTGCTGACTTAGAGTTACAACTTGAATCTATACAAATAATTCTTGATGAAAAACTTGAAGAAGGTTCAGGCGAAGACGGACTCCTTAATAAAGTTATTAATGAAAAAGGAGATATAAAAATGGGTGATATACCGCCCAGAATGAAAGAATTAGAAAATAAGAGGCTTGACCAATCCGAAGAATATCGTGCAATAACGGATTATTTTGCTAACTTAGTAAAACAACATCGTATAATTTTTGATATAAAGATTGCAAAAAAGAATCTTGATAAACAAGTCCTAGAAAAATATTCACGTTTGACAGTTGACGAGGTAAAAAATTTATTGTTTACTCACAAATGGGCGGCTTTCTTGAGAGGGCAAATTAATAACGAACTCGACACAGTTTTAAATGAGTCAGCAGCAAGACTCGTGATTATCGCAAAAAGATACGAGCATACACTGTCAGAAATCGAGAATAATACACAAGAATCACGCGAGGCAGTGCAGGCAGCGTTGAAAGGAATGGGCTATAAATGGTAA